The stretch of DNA GAACAATTTCAAACTAATAATGAGACCTGACCATACTCCAACTGTCTGGAATATAGATAAATGTTAAAAGTGTTAGTCAATGAGCCCCATTGCCTCTATCCTCTGCCGCTGCGTTATTCCAACGGCTATTTTGGATAAAAACCAATATTTTTGTAACTGCCGGTGGGAAAGAAAACATCTGTCTTCAACCTTCGTTCGTATAAACGGCGCCACTCTGCTTCCAGGGTTAGCTTAACCCTTTCACATTCGGCCTCAATCTGGGCCAATTTGGCCTTGCACGCTTCTGCCGACTCGTTGCCTTCCAATTCGTCGCACAAGGCGCACAATTTCAACGCGCCAAAAGCAATACTCCTCGATTTGAGGGTGCGCGTTATGGGCGAGATTCGTTTTCTGTTTCGCTTTACCGCATG from Anaerolineae bacterium encodes:
- a CDS encoding Hpt domain-containing protein, which encodes MRTQNIPTDNFIQNVSLEQPAIDARILEQLRMLLGAETPHVLAGLIENYLECVPELLQDLRHAVKRNRKRISPITRTLKSRSIAFGALKLCALCDELEGNESAEACKAKLAQIEAECERVKLTLEAEWRRLYERRLKTDVFFPTGSYKNIGFYPK